In a single window of the Rhineura floridana isolate rRhiFlo1 chromosome 3, rRhiFlo1.hap2, whole genome shotgun sequence genome:
- the PSMD12 gene encoding 26S proteasome non-ATPase regulatory subunit 12 gives MADGDTERADGRIVKMEVDYSATVDQRLPECEQMARDGRLQEAIETLLSLEKQTRTASDMVSTSRILVAVVKMCYDAKDWDALNENIIILSKRRSQLKQAVAKMVQQCCTYVEEITDLPIKLRLIDTLRMVTEGKIYVEIERARLTNTLATIKEQNGEVKEAASILQELQVETYGSMEKKERVEFILEQMRLCLAVKDYIRTQIISKKINTKFFQEENTEKLKLKYYNLMIQLDQHEGSYLSICKHYRAIYDTPCIQAEGEKWQQALKSVVLYVILSPYDSEQSDLVHRISSDKKLEDIPKYKDLLKLFTTMELMRWTALVEEYGKELREGSLESPATDVFGYTEEGEKRWKDLKNRVVEHNIRIMAKYYTRITMKRMAQLLDLSVDESEEFLSNLVVNKTIFAKVDRLAGIINFQRPKDPNNLLNDWSHKLNSLMALVNKTTHLIAKEEMIHNLQ, from the exons ATGGCGGACGGTGATACGGAGCGGGCCGATGGCCGTATTGTGAAAATGGAAGTGGATTACAGCGCCACGGTGGACCAGCGCTTGCCCGAGTGCGAGCAGATGGCCCGG GATGGAAGGCTTCAAGAAGCAATTGAGACTTTGCTTTCCTTGGAAAAACAGACTCGAACT GCTTCTGATATGGTATCCACATCTCGTATTTTGGTTGCTGTAGTGAAAATGTGTTATGATGCTAAAGACTGGGATGCTCTTAATGAAAATATTATTATTCTGTCGAAGAGGAGAAGTCAATTAAAACAG GCTGTTGCTAAAATGGTCCAGCAGTGCTGTACTTACGTTGAAGAGATCACCGACCTACCAATCAAACTGCGATTAATTGACACATTACGTATGGTTACGGAAGGAAAG atTTATGTGGAAATAGAAAGGGCTCGACTGACCAATACTCTTGCAACAATAAAAGAACAGAATGGTGAAGTGAAAGAAGCTGCTTCAATTCTGCAAGAACTTCAG GTAGAAACGTATGGATCAATGGAAAAGAAGGAGCGTGTGGAATTCATCTTGGAACAAATGAGGCTTTGTCTGGCTGTGAAAGACTATATCCGAACCCAAATTATTAGCAAAAAAATTAACACCAAATTTTTCCAGGAAGAAAACACAGAA AAATTAAAACTGAAATACTACAATTTAATGATTCAGCTGGATCAACATGAAGGTTCCTACCTTTCCATCTGTAAGCACTACAGAGCCATTTATGATACACCTTGCATCCAAGCTGAAGGTGAAAAATGGCAACag GCACTGAAGAGTGTTGTTCTTTATGTTATCCTATCACCTTATGACAGTGAACAGTCTGACCTGGTACATAGAATAAGCAGTGATAAAAAACTAGAAGACATTCCTAAGTATAA agaTCTTTTAAAACTATTTACCACTATGGAATTGATGCGTTGGACTGCCCTGGTTGAGGAATATGGAAAAGAATTGAGGGAAGGTTCTCTAGAAAGCCCTGCAACAGATGTATTTGGTTATACAGAGGAAGGTGAAAAGAGATGGAAAGATTTAAAAAACAGAGTTGTGGAACAT aatATTAGAATAATGGCAAAGTATTATACCAGAATTACCATGAAGAGAATGGCACAACTTCTGGATTTATCAGTTGAT GAATCTGAAGAGTTTTTGTCCAACTTAGTGGTGAATAAGACCATCTTTGCAAAAGTCGATAGGCTGGCAGGAATTATCAACTTTCAGAGGCCCAAGGACCCAAATAACTTACTCAATGACTGGTCTCACAAGCTGAATTCGCTGATGGCTCTAGTTAATAAAACTACACATCTCATTGCCAAAGAGGAGATGATACATAACCTGCAGTAA